The Micromonospora sp. NBC_01740 genome includes a window with the following:
- a CDS encoding PLD nuclease N-terminal domain-containing protein, with amino-acid sequence MARFYVLLFVVQIVLAVCALISCLSAEEGEIKALPRIAWVLIILFFPLLGSLAWFAAGRERVPGQLAGGTPKGRLLPPRERPRPVAPDDDPEFLRSLGERSRREDGELFRRWEEDLRRREDEMRRRDGEPPREEDRPEGSTPAS; translated from the coding sequence ATGGCCCGGTTCTACGTCCTCCTCTTCGTCGTGCAGATCGTCCTCGCCGTCTGCGCGCTGATCAGCTGCCTCTCCGCCGAGGAGGGCGAGATCAAAGCCCTGCCCCGGATCGCCTGGGTGCTGATCATCCTGTTCTTCCCGCTGCTCGGCTCCCTCGCCTGGTTCGCCGCCGGGCGCGAGCGCGTCCCCGGGCAGCTCGCCGGCGGAACGCCGAAGGGCCGGCTCCTACCGCCCCGGGAACGGCCCCGCCCGGTCGCCCCCGACGACGACCCCGAGTTCCTCCGCTCGCTCGGCGAGCGTTCCCGGCGCGAGGACGGCGAGCTGTTCCGCCGCTGGGAGGAGGACCTGCGCCGCCGCGAGGACGAGATGCGCCGCCGCGACGGCGAGCCGCCGCGCGAGGAGGACCGGCCCGAGGGGTCCACGCCCGCGTCCTGA
- a CDS encoding electron transfer flavoprotein subunit alpha/FixB family protein, translating to MSEVLVVVEATREFGVKKVTLEMLTLARELGTASAVVLGGPGAAEALSAKLGEYGAEKIYAAESEEIDGYLVAPKATVVAELVSRVQPAAVLLASSQEGKEIAARLAVKLDNGILTDVVGLAADGTATQVAFAGSTIVKSKVTRGLPLVTVRPNSVNPVPAAAAPAVEQLTVAVADTDKLAKVVDRVAEQKGSRPELTEAGVVVSGGRGVGNADNFKLVEELADLLGGAVGASRAAVDSGYYPHQFQVGQTGKTVSPQLYVALGISGAIQHRAGMQTSKTIVAVNKDGEAPIFELADFGVVGDLFKIVPQAADEIRKRK from the coding sequence ATGTCTGAGGTTCTGGTCGTCGTCGAAGCCACTCGGGAGTTCGGCGTCAAGAAGGTCACCCTGGAGATGCTCACCCTCGCCCGCGAGTTGGGCACGGCGAGCGCGGTCGTGCTCGGTGGCCCCGGTGCCGCGGAGGCGTTGAGCGCCAAGTTGGGTGAGTACGGCGCGGAGAAGATCTACGCGGCCGAGAGCGAGGAGATCGACGGCTACCTGGTGGCCCCGAAGGCGACCGTGGTGGCCGAGCTGGTCTCGCGCGTGCAGCCGGCGGCGGTGCTGTTGGCGTCGTCGCAGGAGGGCAAGGAGATCGCTGCCCGGCTGGCGGTGAAGTTGGACAACGGCATCCTGACCGACGTGGTCGGCCTGGCCGCGGACGGCACTGCCACGCAGGTGGCGTTCGCCGGTTCCACGATCGTGAAGTCGAAGGTGACCCGTGGTCTGCCGCTGGTGACGGTCCGGCCGAACTCGGTGAATCCGGTCCCGGCGGCGGCCGCTCCGGCGGTCGAGCAGCTGACCGTCGCGGTGGCGGACACCGACAAGCTGGCCAAGGTCGTCGACCGGGTCGCCGAGCAGAAGGGCTCCCGCCCGGAGCTCACCGAGGCCGGCGTGGTTGTCTCCGGTGGTCGTGGTGTGGGTAACGCCGACAACTTCAAGCTGGTCGAGGAGCTGGCCGACCTGCTCGGCGGCGCCGTGGGGGCGTCGCGCGCGGCTGTGGACTCCGGCTACTACCCGCACCAGTTCCAGGTGGGCCAGACCGGCAAGACGGTCTCCCCGCAGCTCTACGTCGCGCTCGGTATCTCGGGTGCGATTCAGCACCGGGCCGGTATGCAGACCTCGAAGACGATCGTCGCGGTCAACAAGGACGGCGAGGCGCCGATCTTCGAGCTGGCCGACTTCGGTGTGGTGGGCGACCTGTTCAAGATCGTCCCGCAGGCCGCGGACGAGATCCGCAAGCGCAAGTGA
- a CDS encoding YidH family protein, whose translation MWQAIRRWFDPRELRAVGSTPDYRFSLANERTFLAWLRTGLALVAGGLAAAQFLPPLPLAHLREAIAVALLLLGGTVAVRAVDHWARTERAIRLGEELPASRFPAVLALAVGLGALLLVAAVLARAVGGP comes from the coding sequence GTGTGGCAGGCGATCAGGCGATGGTTCGACCCGCGCGAACTGCGCGCGGTCGGCAGCACCCCCGACTACCGGTTCTCGCTGGCCAACGAGCGGACCTTCCTGGCCTGGCTGCGTACCGGGCTGGCGCTGGTCGCGGGTGGGCTGGCCGCCGCGCAGTTCCTGCCGCCGCTGCCGCTGGCGCACCTGCGCGAGGCGATCGCCGTCGCACTGCTGCTGCTGGGCGGCACGGTCGCCGTGCGGGCGGTCGACCACTGGGCGCGTACGGAGCGGGCCATCCGGCTCGGCGAGGAGCTGCCCGCCTCGCGCTTCCCGGCGGTGCTCGCCCTCGCCGTCGGCCTCGGCGCGCTGCTGCTGGTCGCGGCCGTGCTGGCCCGGGCGGTCGGCGGCCCGTGA
- a CDS encoding electron transfer flavoprotein subunit beta/FixA family protein, with protein sequence MNIVVLVKQVPDSGADRSLRADDNTVDRGSANNVINEMDEYAIEEALKIKEAHGGEVTVLTMGPDRATESIRKALSMGPDKAVHVVDDALHGSCAVATSKVLAAALGQLNADLVLCGSESTDGRVQVLPHMLAERLGIAALTGARKLTVDGSTLTVERQTEEGYEVVTATAPAVVSVWDTINEPRYPSFKGIMAAKKKPVQTLSLGDLGVAPAEVGFEGATSAVLEHSKRPPRSGGAKVTDEGDGGVKLVEFLATEKFV encoded by the coding sequence ATGAACATCGTCGTACTCGTCAAGCAGGTGCCCGATTCGGGCGCGGACCGCAGCCTGCGTGCTGACGACAACACCGTCGACCGCGGTTCGGCGAACAACGTGATCAACGAGATGGACGAGTACGCCATCGAGGAGGCGTTGAAGATCAAGGAGGCGCACGGGGGCGAGGTGACGGTTCTGACGATGGGTCCGGACCGGGCGACCGAGTCGATCCGTAAGGCGCTGTCCATGGGTCCGGACAAGGCCGTGCACGTGGTGGACGACGCCCTGCACGGGTCCTGCGCCGTGGCCACCTCGAAGGTCCTCGCTGCCGCGCTCGGTCAGTTGAACGCCGATCTGGTGTTGTGTGGCAGCGAGTCGACCGACGGCCGGGTGCAGGTCCTGCCGCACATGCTCGCCGAGCGGCTGGGCATCGCGGCGCTGACCGGCGCCCGCAAGCTCACCGTGGACGGCTCGACCCTGACCGTGGAGCGGCAGACCGAGGAGGGCTACGAGGTGGTCACCGCCACCGCGCCCGCCGTGGTCTCCGTCTGGGACACCATCAACGAGCCGCGCTACCCGTCCTTCAAGGGCATCATGGCCGCCAAGAAGAAGCCGGTGCAGACGCTCTCCCTGGGTGACCTCGGCGTCGCCCCGGCCGAGGTGGGCTTCGAGGGCGCGACCAGCGCCGTGCTGGAGCATTCGAAGCGCCCGCCGCGTTCCGGTGGGGCGAAGGTCACCGACGAGGGCGACGGCGGCGTGAAGCTGGTCGAGTTCCTCGCCACCGAGAAGTTCGTGTGA
- a CDS encoding cysteine desulfurase family protein produces MAYLDHAATTPMLDEALEAYVATAREVGNASSLHAAGRRARRRVEESRERVAAALGARPSEVVFTGGGTESDNLAVKGIFWARRSADPRRDRVVSSAVEHHAVLDVVDWLVDHEGAGVGWLSVDAAGRLSPDELRAELAAHGDRVAVVTAMWANNEVGTVQPVAELAAVAAEHGVPFHTDAIQAVGQVPVDFSAAGIAALTVTGHKLGGPAGVGALLLARDVSATPLLHGGGQERDVRSGTLDTAGIVAFAVAVESAVKGQQEYATRVAALRDDLVERVRHAVPEVVFNGDPTDRLPGNAHFSFPGCEGDALLLLLDAQGIACSTGSACSAGVAQPSHVLLAMGADDDRARSSLRFTLGHTSTPADVDALIAALPAAVERARRAAALRTPR; encoded by the coding sequence ATGGCTTACCTGGATCACGCGGCGACCACTCCGATGCTCGACGAGGCACTGGAGGCGTACGTCGCCACCGCCCGCGAGGTCGGCAACGCGTCCTCACTGCACGCGGCGGGCCGCCGCGCCCGGCGACGGGTGGAGGAGTCGCGGGAGCGGGTGGCCGCCGCGCTGGGCGCCCGGCCCTCCGAGGTCGTCTTCACCGGCGGCGGGACCGAGAGCGACAACCTCGCGGTGAAGGGCATCTTCTGGGCCCGCCGGTCCGCCGACCCCCGGCGGGACCGGGTGGTCTCCAGCGCCGTCGAGCACCACGCCGTGCTCGACGTGGTGGACTGGCTCGTCGACCACGAGGGGGCCGGCGTGGGCTGGCTCTCCGTCGACGCCGCCGGCCGGCTCAGCCCCGACGAGCTGCGCGCCGAGCTGGCCGCCCACGGCGACCGGGTCGCGGTGGTGACCGCGATGTGGGCCAACAACGAGGTCGGCACCGTGCAGCCGGTCGCCGAGCTGGCCGCGGTCGCCGCCGAGCACGGGGTGCCGTTCCACACCGACGCGATCCAGGCGGTCGGGCAGGTGCCTGTCGACTTCTCCGCCGCCGGGATCGCCGCGCTGACCGTCACCGGGCACAAGCTCGGCGGTCCCGCCGGGGTCGGCGCCCTGCTGCTCGCCCGCGACGTGTCGGCCACCCCGCTGCTGCACGGCGGCGGCCAGGAGCGCGACGTGCGCTCCGGCACCCTCGACACCGCCGGCATCGTGGCCTTCGCGGTCGCGGTGGAGTCGGCGGTCAAGGGCCAGCAGGAGTACGCGACCCGCGTCGCCGCGCTCCGCGACGACCTGGTGGAGCGGGTCCGGCACGCGGTGCCCGAGGTCGTCTTCAACGGCGACCCGACCGACCGGCTGCCGGGCAACGCGCACTTCTCCTTCCCGGGCTGCGAGGGCGACGCCCTGCTGCTCCTGCTGGACGCGCAGGGCATCGCCTGTTCGACCGGCTCCGCCTGCTCCGCCGGGGTGGCCCAGCCCTCACACGTGCTGCTCGCCATGGGCGCCGACGACGACCGCGCCCGCTCCTCGCTGCGCTTCACCCTCGGCCACACCAGCACCCCCGCCGACGTCGACGCCCTCATCGCCGCCCTCCCGGCCGCCGTCGAGCGCGCCCGCCGCGCCGCCGCCCTCCGCACCCCCCGCTGA
- a CDS encoding GNAT family N-acetyltransferase, giving the protein MTDLDVTTLRKTYDDQLRALVPDPLPAGVAVERDGPLIRILGLDHGGFLTYRDLGGLSGAALDALIARQVEIFRARGESVEWKLHGHDEPADLPDRLRAAGFVPEERETVVIGLVAPLAAALPVVPEGVRLREVTARADLDRIVAMEEAVWNSDRSHLAIALEKEIAADPQSITVVVAEAGDEVVSAGWVRYVPGTGFATLWGGSTLAPWRRRGIYRALVGHRARLAAQRGRTLLQVDASDDSRPILERLGLVPVTTTTPYVYTP; this is encoded by the coding sequence GTGACGGATCTTGACGTGACGACGCTGCGGAAGACCTACGACGACCAGTTGCGGGCGCTGGTGCCCGACCCGTTGCCGGCCGGGGTGGCGGTGGAACGGGACGGCCCGCTGATCCGCATCCTCGGCCTCGACCACGGCGGTTTCCTCACCTACCGCGACCTCGGCGGGCTCAGTGGCGCGGCGCTGGACGCGCTGATCGCCCGGCAGGTGGAGATCTTCCGGGCGCGCGGCGAGTCGGTCGAGTGGAAGCTGCACGGCCACGACGAGCCGGCGGACCTGCCGGACCGGCTGCGCGCGGCGGGATTCGTGCCGGAGGAGCGGGAGACCGTGGTGATCGGGCTGGTCGCGCCGCTCGCCGCCGCGCTTCCGGTCGTCCCCGAGGGCGTACGCCTGCGCGAGGTGACCGCCCGGGCGGACCTGGACCGGATCGTGGCGATGGAGGAGGCGGTCTGGAACTCCGACCGCAGTCACCTGGCGATCGCCCTGGAGAAGGAGATCGCCGCCGACCCGCAGTCGATCACCGTGGTGGTGGCCGAGGCGGGCGACGAGGTGGTGAGCGCGGGTTGGGTGCGGTACGTGCCGGGGACGGGGTTCGCCACGCTGTGGGGCGGTTCGACGCTGGCGCCGTGGCGCCGCCGGGGCATCTACCGCGCGCTGGTCGGCCATCGGGCCCGGCTGGCGGCCCAGCGCGGCCGGACGTTGTTGCAGGTGGACGCGTCCGACGACAGCCGGCCGATCCTGGAGCGGCTCGGTCTCGTCCCGGTCACGACCACCACCCCGTACGTCTACACTCCGTGA
- a CDS encoding VOC family protein: MIGQLRTVVIDCPDPRALAGFYAELLGLPLDGDASDDGWVVIAGSGHRLAFQKAPDLRPPTWPDPERPQQFHLDVQVADVEVAEKRVLELGARRLPGEGDDFRVYADPAGHPFCLVFSD, encoded by the coding sequence ATGATCGGACAACTGCGCACCGTGGTCATCGACTGCCCCGACCCCCGGGCCCTGGCCGGTTTCTACGCGGAGCTGCTGGGCCTGCCCCTCGACGGCGACGCCAGCGACGACGGCTGGGTCGTGATCGCCGGTTCGGGGCACCGGCTCGCCTTCCAGAAGGCACCCGACCTGCGCCCGCCGACGTGGCCCGACCCGGAGCGCCCCCAGCAGTTCCACCTGGACGTGCAGGTGGCGGACGTCGAGGTGGCCGAGAAGCGGGTGCTGGAGCTCGGCGCGCGGCGGCTGCCCGGCGAGGGCGACGACTTCCGGGTCTACGCCGACCCGGCCGGTCACCCCTTCTGCCTGGTCTTCTCCGACTGA
- the mnmA gene encoding tRNA 2-thiouridine(34) synthase MnmA, with product MRVLAAMSGGVDSAVAAARAVEAGHDVTGVHLALARNPQTYRTGARGCCTLEDSRDARRAADVIGIPFYVWDMADRFHEDVVDDFVAEYAAGRTPNPCLRCNEKIKFAAVLDRAVALGFDAVVTGHHARLGADGLLRRSVDLPKDQSYVLAVLTREQLDRSIFPLGDSTKAQVREEAARRGLAVADKPDSHDICFIADGDTRGFLAQRLGEAPGEVVDAATGAVVGSHTGAYAYTVGQRRGLHLDRPAPDGRPRYVLSITPKTNTVTVGPAEALEVSRVRAERPVWTGGPRPDAPLECEVQLRAHGDVVPATVELTADGLRAELRRPVRGVAAGQAVVAYRPDPAGDVVLGSATIAG from the coding sequence GTGAGGGTGTTGGCGGCGATGTCGGGCGGGGTCGACTCGGCGGTCGCGGCGGCGCGGGCCGTCGAGGCGGGACACGACGTGACCGGCGTGCACCTGGCGCTGGCCCGCAACCCGCAGACCTATCGCACCGGCGCGCGCGGCTGCTGCACGCTGGAGGACTCCCGGGACGCCCGGCGGGCCGCCGACGTGATCGGCATCCCGTTCTACGTCTGGGACATGGCCGACCGGTTCCACGAGGACGTGGTCGACGACTTCGTCGCCGAGTACGCGGCCGGCCGTACGCCGAACCCCTGCCTGCGCTGCAACGAGAAGATCAAGTTCGCCGCGGTGCTGGACCGGGCCGTGGCCCTGGGCTTCGACGCCGTGGTCACCGGCCACCACGCCCGGCTCGGCGCCGACGGCCTGCTGCGCCGCAGCGTCGACCTGCCCAAGGACCAGTCGTACGTGCTGGCGGTGCTCACCCGCGAGCAGCTGGACCGGTCGATCTTCCCGCTCGGGGACTCGACGAAGGCGCAGGTCCGCGAGGAGGCCGCGCGGCGGGGGCTGGCGGTGGCCGACAAGCCGGACTCGCACGACATCTGCTTCATCGCTGACGGGGACACCCGCGGCTTCCTCGCCCAGCGGCTCGGCGAGGCGCCCGGCGAGGTGGTGGACGCCGCCACCGGCGCGGTGGTCGGCAGCCACACCGGCGCGTACGCGTACACGGTCGGGCAGCGGCGTGGCCTGCACCTGGACCGTCCGGCGCCGGACGGCCGGCCCCGCTACGTGCTCTCCATCACGCCGAAGACCAACACCGTGACCGTGGGCCCGGCCGAGGCGCTGGAGGTCTCCCGGGTGCGCGCCGAGCGTCCGGTGTGGACGGGCGGCCCGCGCCCCGACGCGCCGCTGGAGTGCGAGGTGCAGCTGCGGGCACACGGGGACGTGGTGCCGGCGACGGTCGAGCTGACGGCCGACGGGCTGCGCGCCGAGCTGCGTCGCCCCGTCCGTGGGGTGGCCGCCGGCCAGGCCGTCGTGGCGTACCGGCCGGACCCGGCCGGCGACGTCGTGCTCGGCTCCGCCACCATCGCCGGCTGA
- a CDS encoding DUF4397 domain-containing protein, whose amino-acid sequence MQLSYFRRVAAGGAVAALTFAGAGALTATPAYAATSKVSVVHGIPDTPVDVYVNGEKTLDNFKPGDVAGPLNLEEGAYDIALTKPGEPIAQAILSVDDAAVPGGANISLAAHLDAAGKPKITPFVNDTGKVAAGKARLIVRHTAAAPAVDVRAGGTPVFEDLTNPNEAKGDVDAGAVKADVVLAGTDTVAIGPADLDLKEGTATIVYAIGSAEAKNLGVVAQTITGLHSAPAGVPSGDGGRAGTGVDTWWYVLTGAGVLLLVGGGARVATARTGRR is encoded by the coding sequence ATGCAGCTCTCGTACTTCCGTCGGGTCGCCGCGGGCGGCGCGGTCGCCGCGCTGACGTTCGCCGGAGCCGGCGCCCTCACCGCCACCCCGGCGTACGCCGCCACGTCCAAGGTCTCCGTCGTGCACGGCATCCCGGACACCCCGGTCGACGTGTACGTCAACGGCGAGAAGACGCTGGACAACTTCAAGCCCGGCGACGTGGCCGGCCCGCTGAACCTCGAGGAGGGCGCGTACGACATCGCCCTCACCAAGCCCGGCGAGCCGATCGCCCAGGCCATCCTCAGCGTCGACGACGCCGCGGTGCCGGGCGGCGCCAACATCAGCCTCGCCGCCCACCTCGACGCCGCCGGCAAGCCGAAGATCACGCCGTTCGTCAACGACACCGGCAAGGTGGCCGCCGGCAAGGCCCGGCTGATCGTCCGGCACACCGCCGCCGCCCCGGCGGTGGACGTGCGCGCCGGCGGCACCCCCGTCTTCGAGGACCTCACCAACCCGAACGAGGCCAAGGGCGACGTCGACGCGGGCGCCGTCAAGGCGGACGTGGTGCTCGCCGGCACCGACACCGTGGCGATCGGGCCGGCGGACCTCGACCTCAAGGAGGGCACCGCGACGATCGTGTACGCCATCGGCTCGGCCGAGGCGAAGAACCTCGGCGTCGTGGCGCAGACCATCACCGGCCTGCACTCGGCCCCGGCCGGCGTGCCCAGCGGCGACGGCGGCCGGGCCGGCACCGGCGTGGACACCTGGTGGTACGTGCTGACCGGCGCCGGCGTGCTGCTCCTGGTCGGCGGCGGGGCGCGGGTGGCCACCGCCCGGACCGGTCGCCGGTGA
- a CDS encoding methionine synthase, which produces MADQVWPWPAGAATGIGSLPGTDIAEAQRVVLGELPALPHLPELPGRGPGADLIGRTAGLLVELPVELYAARWRIAPRPGRDVRRARDLMERDLDQLAEQAEEYAGPVKIQVGGPLTLAASLELPIGGRMLRDPGAVRDLTNSLAEGLRGHVAAVARRLPRATVLLQLDEPSLPTVLAGRVPTESGLGAYRAVDPSVAASLLRTVVEAAGVPTVVHCCAPNVPLELIRSTGAVGVALDLGLVTDLDPLGEAIDAGLGLLAGAVPTTPSAAGRAPTSAQVADRVRQLWDRLGFPRRQLAEQVVVTPACGLANATGQYARAVLAACRDAGRRLAED; this is translated from the coding sequence GTGGCAGATCAGGTGTGGCCCTGGCCGGCCGGCGCGGCGACCGGCATCGGTTCGCTTCCCGGCACCGACATCGCCGAGGCGCAGCGGGTCGTCCTCGGCGAGCTTCCCGCCCTGCCCCACCTGCCGGAGCTGCCGGGCCGGGGCCCCGGCGCCGACCTCATCGGCCGGACCGCCGGCCTGCTGGTCGAGCTGCCGGTGGAGCTGTACGCCGCCCGCTGGCGGATCGCGCCGCGCCCGGGACGGGACGTGCGCCGCGCCCGCGACCTGATGGAACGCGACCTCGACCAGCTCGCCGAGCAGGCCGAGGAGTACGCGGGGCCGGTCAAGATCCAGGTCGGCGGCCCGTTGACCCTGGCCGCGTCCCTGGAACTGCCGATCGGCGGCCGGATGCTGCGCGATCCCGGCGCGGTCCGGGACCTCACCAACTCGCTCGCCGAGGGGCTGCGCGGGCACGTGGCGGCGGTCGCCCGCCGGCTGCCGCGCGCCACCGTGCTGCTCCAGCTCGACGAGCCGTCGCTGCCGACGGTGCTCGCCGGGCGGGTGCCCACCGAGAGCGGGCTCGGCGCGTACCGGGCCGTGGATCCGAGCGTCGCCGCGTCGCTGCTGCGTACGGTCGTCGAGGCGGCCGGGGTGCCGACCGTGGTGCACTGCTGCGCGCCGAACGTGCCGCTGGAGCTGATCCGCTCGACCGGCGCCGTCGGCGTGGCCCTCGACCTCGGCCTCGTCACCGACCTGGACCCGCTGGGCGAGGCGATCGACGCGGGGCTCGGGCTGCTGGCCGGCGCCGTGCCCACCACGCCGTCGGCCGCCGGTCGCGCGCCGACCTCGGCGCAGGTCGCCGATCGCGTACGCCAGCTCTGGGACCGCCTCGGGTTCCCCCGCCGGCAGCTTGCCGAGCAGGTCGTGGTGACCCCGGCCTGCGGCCTCGCCAACGCCACCGGGCAGTACGCGCGCGCGGTGCTCGCCGCCTGCCGGGACGCGGGTCGGCGGCTCGCCGAGGACTGA
- a CDS encoding class F sortase yields MTVRHRGALAAVAAGVAALTVAAVVACGSRPAGDVGATEAADLAGATASPPAAGPSVPVTRGGLPGGTRTVPPVRLVIPAIDVTATVDAVGVNGATGEFEVPPSVDRIGWYRHGPGLEAQAGSVVVAGHVDSATQGEGAFFRLRELDRGDTLTAAGGDGVRREYRVVAREEYRKTKIPLDRYFARDGKPRLTLITCGGPFDAEARRYRDNIVVTAVPA; encoded by the coding sequence GTGACGGTGCGCCACCGCGGGGCGCTGGCGGCCGTGGCCGCCGGCGTCGCCGCGCTCACCGTCGCGGCCGTGGTCGCCTGCGGCTCCCGGCCGGCCGGGGACGTCGGCGCGACCGAGGCCGCCGACCTGGCCGGCGCCACTGCGAGCCCGCCGGCCGCCGGCCCGTCGGTGCCGGTCACCCGGGGCGGGCTGCCCGGCGGTACGCGGACCGTCCCGCCCGTACGGCTGGTCATCCCCGCCATCGACGTCACCGCCACGGTCGACGCGGTGGGCGTCAACGGCGCGACCGGCGAGTTCGAGGTGCCGCCCAGCGTGGACCGGATCGGCTGGTACCGCCACGGCCCCGGGCTGGAGGCGCAGGCCGGGTCGGTGGTCGTCGCCGGGCACGTGGACAGCGCCACCCAGGGCGAGGGCGCCTTCTTCCGGCTCCGCGAGCTGGACCGCGGCGACACCCTCACCGCCGCCGGCGGCGACGGCGTCCGCAGGGAGTACCGGGTCGTCGCCCGGGAGGAGTACCGGAAGACGAAGATCCCCCTCGACCGCTACTTCGCCCGGGACGGCAAGCCCCGGCTGACCCTGATCACCTGCGGCGGGCCGTTCGACGCCGAGGCACGCCGGTACCGCGACAACATCGTGGTCACCGCCGTGCCGGCCTGA
- a CDS encoding DUF202 domain-containing protein, whose protein sequence is MSHQTEPPRRDRPARDPGLQPERTRLAWRRTALALTVIMVLTVRLALTGPAADGTLGALVAGVAVLGWGAALAVCWRRATGTGPFPGYGRSLPLVALATAGFALLGTLLAASGLG, encoded by the coding sequence GTGAGCCACCAGACGGAGCCGCCACGGCGGGACCGGCCGGCGCGCGACCCCGGGCTGCAACCCGAGCGGACCCGGCTGGCCTGGCGGCGTACGGCGCTGGCGCTGACCGTGATCATGGTGCTGACCGTGCGGCTCGCGCTCACCGGCCCGGCCGCCGACGGGACGCTCGGCGCGCTGGTCGCCGGGGTCGCCGTGCTGGGCTGGGGCGCGGCGCTGGCGGTCTGCTGGCGGCGGGCCACCGGCACCGGTCCGTTCCCCGGCTACGGGCGGTCGCTGCCCCTGGTCGCCCTCGCCACGGCCGGCTTCGCGCTGCTCGGCACCCTCCTGGCGGCGAGCGGCCTGGGTTGA
- a CDS encoding anti-sigma factor produces MPHLDHDRLVFLALGETEADAGENTHLDTCAHCRAEMETLQHVAGLGADAQGLHDLPDPPEHVWQGIVTEIRAAQTLPALPGPRAERSPDERPSGERPSDRSGGVLLAPRRGRWSRWAVTAATAVAAAAIGVVGTVAVLDATGSTPEPAPQRVVLASAPLKAYGETPPDANGKARVFDDGRLHLHLANLPDVPGYYEVWLIDPRTMKMFSVGVLGDATDELLPLPPNVDLEAYSVVDVSAETYDNNTAHSGKSLVRGTLTG; encoded by the coding sequence GTGCCGCACCTGGACCACGACCGGCTGGTCTTCCTGGCGCTCGGTGAGACCGAGGCGGACGCCGGAGAGAACACCCACCTCGACACCTGCGCGCACTGCCGGGCCGAGATGGAGACCCTCCAGCACGTGGCCGGCCTCGGCGCCGACGCCCAGGGCCTGCACGACCTGCCCGATCCGCCGGAGCACGTCTGGCAGGGCATCGTCACGGAGATCCGCGCGGCGCAGACCCTCCCGGCGCTGCCCGGGCCGCGCGCCGAGCGGTCGCCCGACGAGCGCCCCTCGGGCGAACGGCCGTCCGACCGGTCGGGCGGGGTGCTCCTCGCGCCGAGGCGTGGGCGCTGGTCGCGCTGGGCCGTGACCGCCGCGACGGCGGTGGCCGCCGCCGCGATCGGGGTCGTCGGCACCGTCGCCGTGCTCGACGCGACCGGGTCGACGCCGGAGCCCGCCCCGCAGCGGGTGGTGCTGGCCAGCGCGCCGCTGAAGGCGTACGGGGAGACGCCGCCGGACGCCAACGGCAAGGCCCGGGTCTTCGACGACGGCCGGCTGCACCTGCACCTGGCGAATCTCCCGGACGTCCCGGGGTACTACGAGGTGTGGCTCATCGACCCGCGGACCATGAAGATGTTCTCGGTCGGCGTGCTCGGCGACGCGACGGACGAGTTGCTGCCGTTGCCGCCGAACGTGGACCTTGAGGCATACTCGGTTGTCGACGTCTCCGCCGAGACGTACGACAACAACACCGCCCACTCCGGCAAGAGCCTGGTGAGGGGCACCCTGACGGGCTGA
- a CDS encoding RNA polymerase sigma factor, with the protein MTAARQEPYPPEDDLAARFRAGDERALREAYDRYGRAVLHLATSTLANRSDAEDVTQTTFVAAWLGRETFDPAKGSLVGWLLGIGRRKVVDRLRASARETRVVDTVRQLPESAPTGPDPDTVVDRLVVADELARLPDDQRRMLELAFFDDLTHQQIATVTGVPLGTVKSHIRRGMASLKRRWEVDGAAPGPRPAGLPGAR; encoded by the coding sequence GTGACAGCGGCACGGCAGGAGCCGTACCCACCCGAGGACGACCTCGCCGCCCGCTTCCGTGCGGGCGACGAACGGGCACTGCGGGAGGCGTACGACCGGTACGGCCGGGCGGTCCTGCACCTGGCCACCAGCACGCTGGCCAACCGCAGCGACGCGGAGGACGTGACCCAGACCACCTTCGTCGCCGCCTGGCTGGGGCGGGAGACCTTCGACCCGGCCAAGGGTTCGCTGGTCGGCTGGCTGCTCGGCATCGGCCGCCGCAAGGTGGTCGACCGGCTGCGAGCCTCCGCGCGGGAGACCCGGGTGGTCGATACGGTCCGGCAGCTGCCGGAGTCGGCGCCGACCGGCCCGGATCCGGACACGGTGGTCGACCGGCTGGTGGTCGCCGACGAGCTGGCCCGACTGCCCGACGACCAGCGGCGGATGCTGGAGTTGGCGTTCTTCGACGACCTGACCCACCAGCAGATCGCGACGGTGACCGGGGTGCCGCTCGGCACGGTCAAGAGTCACATCCGGCGCGGCATGGCGAGCTTGAAACGCAGATGGGAGGTGGACGGTGCCGCACCTGGACCACGACCGGCTGGTCTTCCTGGCGCTCGGTGA